Part of the Bradyrhizobium sp. AZCC 1721 genome, CCGGCGCAATATGAAAAGCTTGGCAAGGATTGGGACAAGTTCGCCAGCCAGCCCTCCGGCACCGGGCCGTTCAAACTGACAAAACTCGTGCCGCGCGAACTCGCCGAGCTGACCGGGAATGCCGACTATTGGGACAAGAAGCGGCTTCCGAAGGCCGACAAGATCGTGCTGATCCCGATGCCGGAAGCGCTGACGCGCACCAACGCGCTATTGGCCGGCCAGGTCGACTTGATCGAGACCCCGGCGCCGGACGCGGTGCCGCAGCTCAAATCCGCCGGCATGAAGATCGTCGACAACGTCACGCCGCATGTCTGGAATTATCATTTGAGCGTGTTGCCCGGCTCGCCCTGGACCGACATCCGCCTGCGCAAGGCGCTCAACCTCGCGATCGACCGCGAGGCGGTGGTCGGGCTGATGAACGGTCTGGCGAAACCCGCCAAGGGCCAGGTCGACCCGTCGAGCCCGTGGTTCGGCAAGCCGTCCTTCGAGCTCAAATATGATGTCGCGGCGGCGAAGAAGCTGGTGCAGCAGGCCGGCTATTCGAAGGAGAAGCCGCTGAAGACCACCTTCGTCATCGCGCAGGGCGGTACCGGACAGATGCTGTCGCTGCCGATGAACGAATTCCTGCAGCAAAGTTTCAAGGAGATTGGCATCGAGATCGACTTCAAGGTGGTCGAGCTCGAGACGCTATACACGGCCTGGCGCAAGGGCGCGGCCGACGAGATGAACGCCGGCATCACCTCCAACAACATCGCCTATGTCACGTCAGACCCGCTCTACGCCATCGTCCGCTTCTTCCACTCCGGCCAGATCGCGCCGGTTGGCGTCAACTGGGGCGGCTACAGAAATGCGAAGGTCGATGCACTGATCGACGAAGCCAAGCAGACTTTTGATGTCGCCAAACAGGACGAGCTGCTGGCGCAGGCGCACGCGCAGATCGTCGACGACGCCACGCTGGTATGGGTCGTGCACGACACCAACCCGCATGCGCTGTCGCCGAAGGTGAAGAAATTCGTGCAGGCGCAGCACTGGTTCCAGGATCTGACGCAAATCGGGCTGGAGTAATCTTGTCGTTCCTGCGAACGCAGGGACCCATAACCACAGGACTTAGTTGGAGAGAAGCAAACGAGCTGCAGCGCAAAATAGCTACATCACGCGGTGTGGGCTCCTGCGTTCGCAGGGACGACAGATGAACGCTCTGCAGGATTGTATCGCTTCGCTCCACCATCCTACACTCTTCCGCGCGTCACTTCGTCAGCAGCGCGAAGGCGCCGTTCCAGTCTTCCGGTGGCGGATTTTCGAGATAGCCGCGGATGCGCGCTTCGTAGAGATTGTAGAGCAGCTCCAGCGCGTTTGCCTCGTCGGTCTTGCGGCCGCGGGCTATGACCGCCAGCGCGCCGTCCCAGTCGCGGTTGCGATAGCAGGCGAGCATCTCGATCGTCAGGTTGCGCAGGCGCTGGAAGCGGCCGGACTGCGCGGTGTCCTCGCGGCCAGCGATGGCGTAGATCACCTCCGGCTCCTTCTTGCCTTTCACCATGATGAAGTCGAGCTCGAGAATGGCGAACTTGTCCTTGACCGCGAGCGCGGTCTTGGAGCCGACAATGATAGGAAAACCATATTCCTTCGACTGCCCTTCGAGGCGCGAGGCGAGATTGACGCTGTCGCCGAACACCGAATAATCGAAGCGCTGGTCGGAACCCATGTTCCCGACCACGCAGACGCCGGTATTGAGCCCGATGCCGGCATTGAGCGGGATGAACGGACGTCCCTCTTGCTTGGCCTCCTGCTCGCGCGCCTGGTTGAGCTCGTCGACGCGGTCCAGCATGTCGAGCGCGGCTTCGCAGGCATTGAGCTCGTGGTCCTTGTCATCCAGCGGCGCATTCCAGAACGCCATGATGGCGTCGCCCATGTATTTGTCGATGGTGCCCTTGCGGTCGAGGATGGCGTTGGTCAACGGCGTCAGGAAACGGTTCATCAGCGCCGTGAGGCCCTGCGGGTCGTTCTTGTAGGTCTCCGAGATCGAGGTGAAGCCGCGCATGTCGGAGAACATGATGGTCATCTCGCGCTCCTCGCCGCCAAGCACCAGCTTTTCCGGCGACTGCGCGAGCTGTTCGACCAAGGCCGGCGACAGATACTGGCCGAAGGCGGAGCGGATTTGCCGCCGCTGCGCCTGCTCGCGCACGAAGCTCGCAAAGATCAGCGTCAGATAGATCGACGTGGTCGACATCAGGGGATAGGTGAAATCGATCAGCAGCCGATGCTGCGCGTAGAAATACACCGACGTTCCGATCAGGGCGGTGGCAAACGCCGCACCGAGGGCAACCAGCGTGACCGGTCCGAACAGCGGCGCAAACGCGATCACCAGAAGCCCGAACAGAAGCGCGGTCGCGAACTCGACGGCGATGCCGTAGATCGGCGTCGAGATCACCTCGCCGGTCAAGGTGGTCTCGAGCACCTGGGCGTGGATCTCCACACCGGGCATGGCGCGCGATACCGGAGTGGTCTTGATGTCATTGAGGCCGACCGCCGAGGTGCCGATCAGCACCAGCTTGCCCGCAATCATGTCGGGCGCGACATTTTTCTCCAGCACATTGATCGCGGGGACATAGATGGAGGCATCGTTGCGGGCATAATGAACCCAGATCTGGCCATTACGGTCGGTTGGAATCTGAAACCCCTTGACGCCGATGCTTTTGATGCCGGCCTTTTCGGCCTTGATCAGGATCGTGCCCGAACCGCTGGCGACCCGCAGCATCTCGAACGTGAGCGACGGCAAGGTCTGGCCCTGCGCCTGCATGATCATCGGCACTCGCCGGATGATGCCGTCGCGTTCGGGCTTGATCGTGAACAGGCCCCGCCCGGCGGCGGCGTGCTCCAGCACCGGCACGTTGCGCAACAGGCCGGGGAAATCGAACATGAAGCGCTGCGGCTCCTCGCCCAACATCGCAAGCCCCGTGACCGGCAGCGTCTTGTCGAGCGCCGTGACTTCCTCCGGCAGGCCGGATTCGCCGAGCACGACGCGAGAAGCCTTGATGGCGTCGGCAAAGACCTGGTCGTTGCTGGGCAGCGCGCGCAGCCTGGCGCGGGTTTCCTCGTCGAGATTGCGGAAAGTATCTGCCGCCAAGGCAGGGTTGAGACGGTCGGGCTCCGAAAACACCGCGTCGAACGCGATCACGACCGCGCCGAGCTGGGTCAGTTCGTTGATGAGGTCAGCAAGCCGGGTGCGCGGCCACGGCCACTGCCCGAGTTTTTCCTGGCTCTTCTCGTCGATATCGACGATGGTAACCGGCCTTGCCGTTTTCTTGCGCGGGTCGATGCGCTGGAAAGCGTCAAAAGTCCTGATACGAATTTCCTCGACCGGCGCCGGGTCGGCAATGCGCAGCCAGGCAAACCCGATCAGCAGCGCAAGGCACAGCAGCCGGGCGTAGCCGACGCGCCGCTTGAACCACCTCGGTAGAGCGCGGAGCTTCATGGCTTCGATTGTTGGCTAACTGACGGCGCCAGACAAGCCAGAAGATGGCATCGAAATCCCTGAGTTAGCACGGGTGGCGAAGCGCCATATTAGTGATGCGGCGACACGATGAAGTCGCTCGCATGGAGACCCGCGGTGGCAAGCCCCTTCAAGGTGATGGTGTCGCCAGTATCGAGCGTGATCAGCTTGTCATCGCCGCTGGTCGTCACATGGACTGGATTTGCAAGCCACGCAGTGATGTTCTCGGCGTTCACGAACTGGGCGAACGCACGGAGATCGATATGGTCCTCGCCGACCACGAAGTCCATAATCGTATCGGCACTCGGGTCGTCTTCCGGCGTGAAGACAAGCGTATCGGCATACCCGGTCGCAAAAATGACGTCCTTGCCGGACGTGCCGTTCAAGATCACTTCCGGGCCCGTTCCAGCGTGGTTGAAAATGAAATTGACCGTATCGGCGCCGCCAAAACTATCGGCAACCGTGAGCGTGACTATGTCGGTCTGCGGTTCGGCAGCGTCGTGCATGTAGGCGATACCGCTGTCCAGCATCGTGTTGATTTCCTCAAAATCAAGGTCGCTGCCATTTGCCGGCGTCACACTAGTTACCGGGCTGGCACCGGTCGTCGCTGACATCGCAAAGGTGGTGGATCCGGTAGCATCGACATCCGTGACGTAAAGGCCCGAAAAAGTCGTCGTTTCATCAACATCCTCTGTGACGACGCGATCGGTTCCGATCACGGGCGCATCGTTCGCTCCCTCCACTTCCACCGTCAGCGTCGCAGTGCCGGCAGCACCGTGCACATCGATGGTGTGCACCGCGAAGGTATCCGTATAACTGCCTGCCAGCAGCGCATCGATGGCGGCAGCATTGGGCACATAGACGTAGCTGCCGTCGGCGTGCACCGTGAGCCAACCGTAGAGGCCGGCGACCGCGGTGTTCACCGCACTGGATCCGTCGAGCGCAGCATAACGCAGCGAGGCGGTGTCGTCGCTGTCGCGGTCATTGCCATCCAGCGTGCCCGTAAGATCAGCGAAACTGTCACCGGCCGCGGTATCGGTGAGTTTGCCCGCGATTTCCGCAGTCAATGTCGGCGCGTCGTTGGCGCCGTTCACATCGACGGTGAGAATGGCGGTGCTGACGGTGCCGTGCACGTCGGACGTTTGCACCGTAAACATATCGGTATGGCTGCCTTCGTGTAGCGCGTTGATCGCGGCGGCATTGGCAACGTAGGTGTAGGTGCCGTCGACATTCACCGTGAGCGAACCGTAGAGGCCGGCGACCGCGGTGTTCACCGCACTGGATCCGTCGAGCGCAGCATAGCTCAGCGAGGCGGTCTCATCGTGATCGACATCGTGCCCGGTCAGCGTCCCCGCGAGATTGCCAAAACCGTCATTCGCCGCGCTGTCGGTGAGCTCGCCCGCGATCTCGGCGTCCAGCGTCGGCGCGTCATTGGAGCCGGTGATAGTGACGGTGACCGGCGTGGTGACAACGCCGCCATGATGGTCATTGACCTTGGCGGCGTAGGTCAGCGTCAGCGTTTCGCCATAAGCGAGGAAATCGAACTGGCTGTCGGCCACGTCATAGGACCAATTCACCGAACCATTGTTGGTGTTGCCGAGAACCGGTGTCAGCGTCAGGGCGACCCCGATGTCGTCTTGCTGCTGTGCGGTCAGCAGCAGATCGGTGGTGCCGTCCGCAGCCTTGTAGGTGTAGCCGGCGTATGACGCGGATACGTCCGGCCGGTCGCTGAGATCGAGATCGGCAAAGGTGATGCTGCCGCCGGCGTGGTCCATCGTGGCGCTGCCGGTGCCGGCCATTTCGGTAAAGGTGCCGTTGGTAGTGGTAACCACGGGGTCATCATTGGAGCCGTTGACGGTAATGACCACGTCTTTGGTGGTGACGCCGCCGTGGTGGTCGTCAACCTGCACCGTGTAGGTGAGCGTGATGGCCTCGCCGTCAGCGAGATAGTCGAAATAATGATCCGGGGCCGAGAAGGTCCAGTTCTGGGAACCGGTCGCGCCGCCCGTGGAATCGGTCAACGCGCCCAGCCAAAGCCAGCCGAACTGGGTGTTGTAGTCGATTAGATCCGTCTGGGTGCCGGTTGCGACCACATTGGTAATCGTGACGGCATGCGTATCGGTCCAGTCGACATCGGTGAATGTGATCGCGCCGTTGGCGTGATCCGGCGTCGCCGAGCCAGAGGTGTCGGCGATCTCCAAAATTGCTGCGGATTGTGGACTGCTGGCGATGACGGCCGTATCGTTAGCGCCGGTCACGGTCACGGTGAGCGGCGTGTTGATGATCCCGCCGTGACCGTCATTGACGGTCGCGGTGTAGGTCAGCGTCAGGACTTCGCCATCTGCGAGAAAATCGAACGCGCTATCGGCGACGCTGTAGGTCCAGCTCGCCGAACCGTTGTTTGTATTGCCGGCCGCCTGCGCTACCGTCAGCGCCGCATCGACCGCGTCGAGTTGCCCGGCCGTGAGCGTGAGACTGGCGTCGGCTGCGCTCTGATAGGTGTAGGAAGCAAAGGCGGCGCTCGCCACCGGACGATCGGTCAGGTCGACGTCGGTGAAGCTGATGGTGCCCGATACCGTATGAAGCGCCGGGGATCCGGTCGGATTCGGCTGGCTGGGATTCACCAGCTCGGGGAACCCAGCGTTCGTCACCTCGATGGTCGGAATGTCGTTGGTACCGGAGACGGCGACATCCGCGCCGTCGATCGAGACCGTGATCGACGTCGTAATGACGCCGCCATGGCCGTCATCGACCTGGGCGACGTAGTTGAGCACCAGCGTCTCGCCCTTGGCGATAAAATCGAACTTGTTATCCTCGATGCTGTAGGTCCAGCTTGCCGTGCCGTTGTTGCTGTTTCCGGGAGCCTGCACCACGCCGAGCGGCACCTCGACGGCCAGGATCGCCGCCAACTGTTCCGGCGTCAGCGTCGCGGTGATGTCGTTGCCCGCTGCGTCGTAGTAGCGGAACGGATCGGTCGTGGAGATCGCCACGCTGACGACGGGACGGTCGGTCAGGTCGACATCGCCGAAGGTAACGGTGCCGGACACGGTATCGATCGTCGTATTGCCGGTGCCGATCCGCTCCGTAATCTCGCCCCCGATCGCGGAGATCGTCGGCTTGTCGTTGGTGCCGGTGATGACGATCGTAAACGGCACAAACGTCGTCTCGTTGTTCGGCGCAAAATTGTTGTCGACCCGCGCCATGTAGGTCAGCTTCAGCGTCTCGCCGGTGGCGAGGAAGTCGAACGCGCCGTCGGCGATGTTGTAGGTCCAGGTCGCCGTACCGATGTTCTTGCCGT contains:
- a CDS encoding ABC transporter substrate-binding protein, which translates into the protein MRTRNSMLLAAATLAVGLALGISAISAQAETVVRYGISMADIPLTTGQPDRGAGAYQFSAYTIYDPLVAWEMDVADRPGKLVPGLATEWKVDEQDKKKWRFSLRKGVKFHDGSEFNADAVIWNLDKVLNDKAPQFDKRQSAQVKTRLPSVASYAKIDDATIEITTKAVDSFFPYQMLWFLVSSPAQYEKLGKDWDKFASQPSGTGPFKLTKLVPRELAELTGNADYWDKKRLPKADKIVLIPMPEALTRTNALLAGQVDLIETPAPDAVPQLKSAGMKIVDNVTPHVWNYHLSVLPGSPWTDIRLRKALNLAIDREAVVGLMNGLAKPAKGQVDPSSPWFGKPSFELKYDVAAAKKLVQQAGYSKEKPLKTTFVIAQGGTGQMLSLPMNEFLQQSFKEIGIEIDFKVVELETLYTAWRKGAADEMNAGITSNNIAYVTSDPLYAIVRFFHSGQIAPVGVNWGGYRNAKVDALIDEAKQTFDVAKQDELLAQAHAQIVDDATLVWVVHDTNPHALSPKVKKFVQAQHWFQDLTQIGLE
- a CDS encoding CHASE2 domain-containing protein, with the translated sequence MKLRALPRWFKRRVGYARLLCLALLIGFAWLRIADPAPVEEIRIRTFDAFQRIDPRKKTARPVTIVDIDEKSQEKLGQWPWPRTRLADLINELTQLGAVVIAFDAVFSEPDRLNPALAADTFRNLDEETRARLRALPSNDQVFADAIKASRVVLGESGLPEEVTALDKTLPVTGLAMLGEEPQRFMFDFPGLLRNVPVLEHAAAGRGLFTIKPERDGIIRRVPMIMQAQGQTLPSLTFEMLRVASGSGTILIKAEKAGIKSIGVKGFQIPTDRNGQIWVHYARNDASIYVPAINVLEKNVAPDMIAGKLVLIGTSAVGLNDIKTTPVSRAMPGVEIHAQVLETTLTGEVISTPIYGIAVEFATALLFGLLVIAFAPLFGPVTLVALGAAFATALIGTSVYFYAQHRLLIDFTYPLMSTTSIYLTLIFASFVREQAQRRQIRSAFGQYLSPALVEQLAQSPEKLVLGGEEREMTIMFSDMRGFTSISETYKNDPQGLTALMNRFLTPLTNAILDRKGTIDKYMGDAIMAFWNAPLDDKDHELNACEAALDMLDRVDELNQAREQEAKQEGRPFIPLNAGIGLNTGVCVVGNMGSDQRFDYSVFGDSVNLASRLEGQSKEYGFPIIVGSKTALAVKDKFAILELDFIMVKGKKEPEVIYAIAGREDTAQSGRFQRLRNLTIEMLACYRNRDWDGALAVIARGRKTDEANALELLYNLYEARIRGYLENPPPEDWNGAFALLTK
- a CDS encoding VCBS domain-containing protein, which encodes MNYAGKFGSGALDPFSGADIGSGSLLSSHGHLPSSGKFNVDKVSTHAPSDAIIISDADLLFSGDFKRSGIDLILSSGDRELVLRDYFKGEKRAALASPDGAHLTGDIVNALSGHTKFAQADGSASVAPPVIGHVTKLTGNATAIRNGVSIILNQGETVHKGDVVQSGSDSTLGITFIDGSVFGLASNARMVLNEMVYDPNGSDNKSLLSLVQGTISFVAGATAKKGDMKVDTPVATMGIRGTAVLVEIDFEVPGSGIAPPAKFQVLVEPDGTTGSYILFDKTTLTPIATVNRAGTQTIVSGQGTVSFQSSVQLSPDAQKIISDVFSLKFTDLNNPNTKLTTNFTDSIVPETLFVKLTGGEFIPVTLQLLNIPSGATPPVDPGPPPRLVHIPGPPRAEAFGGAATERIDVTASSALDSISGIVNYIDVNVGDTPSVSTQFSSFVYQDAQGADVTTTLTAQQLAAIKAVEVPLSVVQDPNGKNIGTATWTYNIADGAFDFLATGETLKLTYMARVDNNFAPNNETTFVPFTIVITGTNDKPTISAIGGEITERIGTGNTTIDTVSGTVTFGDVDLTDRPVVSVAISTTDPFRYYDAAGNDITATLTPEQLAAILAVEVPLGVVQAPGNSNNGTASWTYSIEDNKFDFIAKGETLVLNYVAQVDDGHGGVITTSITVSIDGADVAVSGTNDIPTIEVTNAGFPELVNPSQPNPTGSPALHTVSGTISFTDVDLTDRPVASAAFASYTYQSAADASLTLTAGQLDAVDAALTVAQAAGNTNNGSASWTYSVADSAFDFLADGEVLTLTYTATVNDGHGGIINTPLTVTVTGANDTAVIASSPQSAAILEIADTSGSATPDHANGAITFTDVDWTDTHAVTITNVVATGTQTDLIDYNTQFGWLWLGALTDSTGGATGSQNWTFSAPDHYFDYLADGEAITLTYTVQVDDHHGGVTTKDVVITVNGSNDDPVVTTTNGTFTEMAGTGSATMDHAGGSITFADLDLSDRPDVSASYAGYTYKAADGTTDLLLTAQQQDDIGVALTLTPVLGNTNNGSVNWSYDVADSQFDFLAYGETLTLTYAAKVNDHHGGVVTTPVTVTITGSNDAPTLDAEIAGELTDSAANDGFGNLAGTLTGHDVDHDETASLSYAALDGSSAVNTAVAGLYGSLTVNVDGTYTYVANAAAINALHEGSHTDMFTVQTSDVHGTVSTAILTVDVNGANDAPTLTAEIAGKLTDTAAGDSFADLTGTLDGNDRDSDDTASLRYAALDGSSAVNTAVAGLYGWLTVHADGSYVYVPNAAAIDALLAGSYTDTFAVHTIDVHGAAGTATLTVEVEGANDAPVIGTDRVVTEDVDETTTFSGLYVTDVDATGSTTFAMSATTGASPVTSVTPANGSDLDFEEINTMLDSGIAYMHDAAEPQTDIVTLTVADSFGGADTVNFIFNHAGTGPEVILNGTSGKDVIFATGYADTLVFTPEDDPSADTIMDFVVGEDHIDLRAFAQFVNAENITAWLANPVHVTTSGDDKLITLDTGDTITLKGLATAGLHASDFIVSPHH